The Larus michahellis chromosome 12, bLarMic1.1, whole genome shotgun sequence genome contains a region encoding:
- the ZHX3 gene encoding zinc fingers and homeoboxes protein 3, with protein sequence MASKRKSTTPCMIPVKTLVLQETELDAVEDDREGTQQDAPAEGPAASDAAASNSNNGALSNGHRGITDSDTYICKSCDFGSQDVQHFFGHLDSEHLDFSKDPAFACVACGFLANSHEGLSHHNAESHAGETSFIWRVAKQDNRTTVEQSLCEAASSHDLPGEVPEEGVDGQSEIIITKTPIMKIMKGKPEAKKIHTLKENVSSQLGSESEVKDGEHSFPNGSVPVSQPTASSTKSSHIVNGSIIGNVPVLQAGVAQLVSLQQQPPLHQQLPTSKSLPKVMIPLSSIPTYNAAMDSNSFLKNSFHKFPYPTKAELCYLTVVTKYPEEQLKIWFTAQRLKQGISWSPEEIEDARKKMFNTVIQSVPQPTITVLNTPLVANPGSVPHLIQATLPGHVVGQPEGTGGLLVTQPIMANGLKGTSSSFTLAVTSVPKPQPAAQHSTVSSSTASGVKVVNSGQSLLTACPAISSQTFLDPNVYKNKKSHEQLSALKGSFCRNQFPGQAEVERLTKITGLSTKEIRKWFSDRRYHYRNVRGGRAVFPGDSALDSLPEISFDVSPRGAELSPAAAVAAPAPHHPPRRQSWHQAPDFTPTKYKERAPEQLKALESSFAQNPLPAEEEVNRLRGETKMTRREIDSWFSERRKKKVAEENKKVEEAARQEEEEVENGAGEGEDSSDELRAAGENGSVDASGNNPNSVERKVSPIKINLKNLRVTESNGKTELPGAGATEKGDGSSSRPPTPPKTKLNFKKTAQQRHLLKQMFVQTQRPTNQEYDAIVSQTGLPRAEVIRWFGDSRYGFKNGQLKWYENYRRGVFPPGLVEVSPAGREVLEDYYEKHKGLREEDLPGLCERSHLSAQQLKVWFAVKAEEESRAAVPEEACAGQAAASRKGPCEAGSEVSESNESWEPGGQEGSAGTPDAPGPPPAARLETD encoded by the exons ATGGCTAGCAAAAGAAAATCCACAACTCCCTGCATGATACCAGTAAAAACACTGGTGCTTCAGGAGACTGAACTGGATGCTGTAGAAGATGATCGTGAAGGAACACAACAAGATGCTCCTGCGGAAGGGCCAGCAGCTAGTGATGCTGCCGCCAGTAACAGTAATAATGGAGCTTTGTCTAATGGGCACCGCGGTATCACTGATAGTGACACTTATATCTGCAAGTCTTGTGACTTTGGATCTCAAGACGTTCAGCACTTCTTTGGGCACTTGGACTCTGAGCACTTAGACTTTAGCAAAGACCCCGCGTTTGCGTGTGTTGCGTGCGGCTTTCTGGCAAATAGCCATGAAGGGCTCTCACACCACAATGCAGAATCACATGCCGGCGAAACGAGCTTCATCTGGAGGGTGGCTAAGCAGGACAATCGTACAACTGTGGAGCAAAGTCTCTGTGAAGCTGCCAGCAGCCATGACCTTCCAGGAGAGGTCCCTGAAGAAGGGGTGGATGGCCAGTCTGAAATTATCATTACCAAAACCCCCATCATGAAGATAATGAAAGGTAAACCAGAGGCCAAAAAAATCCACACGCTGAAAGAGAATGTGTCAAGTCAGCTGGGCAGTGAGTCAGAGGTGAAAGATGGAGAGCATTCATTCCCAAATGGATCTGTGCCAGTCAGCCAGCCTACTGCAAGTTCGACAAAATCATCTCATATAGTGAATGGCTCCATCATAGGAAACGTGCCTGTTCTGCAGGCGGGTGTTGCACAACTTGTGTCACTGCAGCAGCAACCCCCATTGCATCAGCAGCTACCTACGTCCAAGTCCCTTCCCAAGGTGATGATCCCCCTGAGCAGCATTCCAACGTACAACGCCGCCATGGACTCCAACAGCTTCCTCAAAAACTCTTTCCACAAGTTCCCCTACCCCACCAAAGCCGAGCTCTGCTACTTGACCGTGGTGACGAAGTACCCAGAAGAGCAGCTGAAGATCTGGTTCACTGCCCAGAGGTTGAAGCAGGGCATCAGCTGGTCACCGGAGGAGATTGAAGATGCCAGGAAGAAGATGTTCAACACCGTTATTCAGTCTGTGCCACAACCCACCATTACGGTTTTGAACACGCCGCTGGTTGCAAATCCCGGGAGCGTCCCCCATCTTATTCAGGCGACTTTACCCGGACACGTGGTGGGGCAgccggaggggacgggggggctgCTGGTCACGCAGCCCATCATGGCAAATGGGTTGAAGGGCACCAGTTCTTCCTTCACTTTGGCAGTGACTTCTGTCCCCAAGCCACAGCCGGCGGCGCAGCACAGCACGGTGAGCTCCAGCACCGCATCGGGGGTGAAGGTGGTCAACAGTGGACAGTCGCTGCTCACCGCCTGCCCGGCCATCTCCTCGCAGACCTTCCTGGATCCCAACGTCTACAAAAACAAGAAGTCCCATGAGCAGCTCTCAGCCTTGAAAGGCAGCTTCTGCAGAAACCAGTTCCCTGGCCAGGCTGAAGTCGAGCGGCTGACAAAAATCACGGGCCTTTCCACCAAGGAGATTCGAAAATGGTTCAGCGATAGGAGGTACCACTACAGGAACGTGAGAGGCGGCCGGGCCGTCTTCCCTGGAGACAGCGCTCTGGATTCCCTGCCCGAAATATCCTTTGACGTCTCACCCAGAGGAGCCGAGCTGAGCCCAGCGGCGGCCGTGGCCGCACCGGCGCCTCACCACCCACCGCGGCGGCAGTCATGGCACCAGGCGCCTGACTTCACGCCCACCAAGTACAAAGAGCGGGCGCCGGAGCAGCTCAAGGCCCTGGAAAGCAGTTTTGCCCAAAATCCTCTTCCTGCGGAGGAAGAGGTGAACCGCCTGAGGGGGGAAACAAAGATGACGCGGAGGGAGATTGATAGCTGGTTctcagagaggaggaagaagaaggtggcagaggaaaataagaaagtggAGGAGGCGGctcggcaggaggaggaggaggtggaaaatggtgctggggaaggggaagactCCTCAGATGAGCTGAGGGCCGCAGGCGAAAATGGTTCGGTCGACGCCTCTGGCAACAACCCGAACTCAGTGGAGCGGAAAGTCAGTCCCATCAAAATCAACCTGAAAAACCTCCGAGTGACTGAGTCTAATGGCAAAACCGAGTTACCTGGGGCCGGTGCAACTGAGAAAGGGGATGGCAGCTCCAGCCGGCCACCCACCCCTCCGAAAACcaaactgaactttaaaaaaacgGCCCAGCAGCGGCATCTGCTGAAGCAAATGTTCGTGCAGACCCAGCGGCCCACGAACCAGGAGTACGACGCCATCGTTTCCCAGACGGGCCTGCCACGGGCCGAGGTCATTCGCTGGTTTGGGGACAGCCGGTATGGCTTCAAGAACGGGCAGCTGAAGTGGTATGAGAACTACAGGCGGGGGGTTTTCCCCCCGGGGCTGGTGGAGGTCAGTCCTGCTGGCCGGGAGGTGCTGGAGGACTACTACGAGAAGCACAaggggctgcgggaggaggacCTGCCCGGCCTCTGCGAGCGCTCCCACCTCAGCGCCCAGCAGCTCAAGGTGTGGTTTGCGgtgaaggcagaggaggagagcagggctgccgTCCCCGAGGAGGCTTGCGCTGGCCAAGCGGCAGCCAGCCGGAAAGGGCCGTGCGAGGCCGGCTCGGAGGTGTCGGAAAGCAACGAGTCCTGGGAGCCGGGCGGCCAGGAAGGCAGCGCCGGGACCCCCgacgcccccggccccccgcccgccgcacgGCTCG aaacagaCTGA